In Hemibagrus wyckioides isolate EC202008001 linkage group LG21, SWU_Hwy_1.0, whole genome shotgun sequence, the following proteins share a genomic window:
- the LOC131342689 gene encoding serine/threonine-protein kinase pim-1-like → MMPYEKLQLTGYGWLPVEIALMVLANSKPCSKILKILDWYEERKRYVVILERPEPCLDLEEFSSKQGGCLTESEACIVMWQLMVALKHCKSQGILHRDVKPENILIQTNTWQVKLFDFGCGDLVKDSYNYFAGTRQYAPPEWFVQGQYRADPATVWSVGVTLYRLVCGCLPFRTPEETKTGHLFFPESLSQGKKVQRLISYGLINSRLNYTLYTDLSRERSIHLF, encoded by the exons ATGATGCCGTAtgaaaaactgcagctt ACAGGATATGGATGGCTCCCCGTTGAGATAGCGCTGATGGTCCTTGCGAACAGCAAACCTTGCTCAAAAATCCTCAAGATTCTGGACTGGTACGAAGAGCGAAAACGCTACGTTGTCATTCTGGAACGGCCTGAACCATGTCTGGACCTCGAGGAATTCTCCAGCAAGCAAGGTGGATGTTTGACGGAGTCCGAGGCTTGCATTGTGATGTGGCAGCTGATGGTGGCGCTGAAGCATTGTAAGAGCCAGGGGATACTGCACCGTGATGTCAAGCCAGAAAACATCCTGATTCAGACCAACACGTGGCAAGTCAAGCTGTTTGACTTCGGTTGCGGAGACCTCGTCAAAGACTCCTACAATTACTTTGCAG GCACACGTCAATATGCCCCTCCTGAGTGGTTCGTACAGGGGCAGTATCGGGCAGACCCAGCTACCGTCTGGTCTGTGGGCGTGACGCTGTACAGGCTGGTGTGTGGCTGTCTGCCTTTCAGGACCCCTGAGGAAACCAAAACTGGCCATTTGTTCTTCCCCGAAAGTCTGTCTCAAGGCAAGAAAGTACAAAGACTGATAAGCTATGGACTAATTAATAGCAGACTGAACTATACCTTATACACAGACTTGAGCAGAGAAAGAAGcatccatttattttaa